One Sphingobacteriales bacterium DNA segment encodes these proteins:
- a CDS encoding T9SS type A sorting domain-containing protein: MKKFILMLPFFCFFAIVCGNTAAAQSGCIGSATMNIIIEDCTGIDNDAHNSNIRNLFSITPNPADNYLTIQAKTADVWQFVAELQTITGQQIITQHNAQMGQIIWPLANLPAGLYMVILKTPNAYGTEKILITH; the protein is encoded by the coding sequence ATGAAAAAGTTTATTTTAATGTTGCCGTTTTTTTGCTTTTTTGCAATTGTTTGTGGCAATACTGCCGCAGCTCAGTCGGGATGTATCGGCTCGGCCACGATGAATATTATCATTGAAGACTGTACCGGCATAGACAACGATGCCCACAATAGCAATATAAGAAACTTGTTTTCCATCACACCAAATCCTGCTGATAACTACTTGACCATACAAGCAAAAACAGCTGATGTTTGGCAGTTTGTTGCCGAATTGCAAACAATAACCGGACAACAAATTATAACCCAACATAACGCACAAATGGGACAAATAATTTGGCCTCTTGCTAATTTGCCCGCTGGTTTATATATGGTTATACTTAAAACGCCTAACGCTTATGGCACCGAAAAAATATTGATTACACATTAA
- a CDS encoding DNA-3-methyladenine glycosylase 2 family protein: protein MPTPLASIQAHLADVDPVMSKIIANHTIKYEPTNYQILHELMSGIIGQQLSGKAALAIEKKYLALYDGFFPTTAQVLNTPITTLRTAGLSNAKAQYLQNIAAYWEENHLHKTNFEALTDHEILQLLTPIKGVGTWTVQMLLMFTLFREDVLPVLDLGIRKAMALHYQLNLNQPQRSLAQAMETIAEPWKPYRSIASRYLWRSLDDKK from the coding sequence ATGCCAACGCCCTTAGCAAGCATACAAGCACATTTAGCTGACGTCGACCCCGTAATGAGCAAAATTATTGCCAACCACACCATTAAGTACGAGCCAACAAATTATCAAATTTTGCACGAACTTATGAGTGGCATTATTGGCCAGCAATTATCCGGAAAAGCAGCTTTGGCTATCGAAAAAAAATATTTAGCCCTTTACGACGGTTTTTTTCCTACAACCGCGCAGGTGTTAAATACGCCAATTACTACCCTCCGAACAGCTGGCCTGTCGAATGCAAAAGCGCAGTACCTGCAAAATATTGCCGCCTATTGGGAGGAAAACCACCTGCATAAAACTAATTTCGAAGCCTTAACCGACCACGAAATTTTACAACTGCTTACCCCAATTAAAGGCGTAGGCACCTGGACGGTTCAAATGTTGCTGATGTTTACCTTGTTTCGCGAAGATGTGCTACCCGTGCTTGACCTCGGCATTCGCAAAGCAATGGCTTTACATTACCAGCTTAACCTTAACCAGCCCCAACGCAGCCTTGCCCAAGCTATGGAAACTATTGCCGAACCCTGGAAACCCTACCGAAGCATAGCCAGCCGTTACCTTTGGCGCTCGTTAGACGACAAAAAATAA
- a CDS encoding translation initiation factor IF-3 produces MIRVPEVRLVGENIEPGIYSIHKALALADELEADLVEIVPNATPPVCRIIDYNKFLYEKKRKEKEIKAKTIKTVLKEIRFGPNTDEHDFEFKTRHAEKFLRDEGAKVKATLSFKGRAIIYKDRGEQLLLRFAQALEEVGTPEAPPRLEGKRMYIIITPKKK; encoded by the coding sequence ATGATTCGCGTACCAGAAGTGCGCTTAGTTGGCGAAAATATAGAACCCGGTATTTATTCTATTCATAAAGCCTTGGCCTTAGCCGATGAGCTTGAAGCCGACTTAGTAGAAATTGTACCCAACGCCACCCCGCCCGTTTGCCGTATAATAGATTACAACAAATTTTTGTACGAAAAAAAGCGGAAAGAAAAAGAAATTAAAGCAAAAACAATTAAAACGGTATTAAAAGAAATTAGGTTTGGCCCAAATACCGACGAACATGATTTTGAATTTAAAACCCGCCACGCCGAAAAATTTCTAAGAGACGAAGGAGCAAAAGTTAAAGCGACTTTGTCTTTTAAAGGCCGCGCCATTATTTATAAAGACCGAGGAGAACAATTACTGTTGCGCTTTGCCCAAGCCCTTGAAGAGGTAGGCACACCCGAAGCCCCCCCACGTTTAGAAGGTAAACGCATGTACATTATCATTACTCCCAAAAAGAAATAA
- a CDS encoding PorP/SprF family type IX secretion system membrane protein, translating to MCYAFYKTTKTIIVTTVCGLLLVQFLANGQDIHYSQFYTDYLRLNPASVGHFDGDYRVGANARSQWGSFTVPYQTVSGYADFGVYNSPAGDRLGLGLRMLYDQAGDGILSTSEFQGAVSFQKALGSKAALSAGFGAMFTQKAINWNKLYFSSQWNENDFNLNAPSGETPIANSFWHLDLQAGARLNIRPNEVWNAYISGAILHLNKPATSFFNADNQMGIRPLIAAGANFELGQLSFDPALCFTTQKKASEFLIGSNVSWLLSSTGPKHTIRAHAGAWYRLKDAAVALVGVEYNRYRILFSCDITLSSLQPYNKGRGGPEISIVHVGSFNRQPSKKIYCPRF from the coding sequence ATGTGTTATGCTTTTTACAAAACAACAAAAACAATTATAGTAACCACAGTTTGTGGTTTGCTTTTAGTTCAGTTTTTAGCGAACGGCCAAGACATCCATTACTCGCAATTTTACACCGACTATTTGCGACTTAATCCGGCATCTGTGGGACATTTTGACGGCGATTACCGTGTGGGGGCCAACGCCCGAAGCCAGTGGGGCAGCTTTACTGTGCCATATCAAACCGTATCGGGCTATGCCGATTTTGGCGTCTATAATTCGCCTGCCGGCGACCGCCTTGGGCTGGGTCTGCGTATGCTTTATGACCAAGCCGGAGATGGCATATTAAGCACCAGCGAATTTCAGGGAGCGGTAAGTTTTCAAAAAGCATTGGGTAGTAAAGCCGCGCTATCTGCCGGATTTGGTGCCATGTTTACCCAAAAAGCTATTAATTGGAATAAACTCTATTTTAGCTCGCAATGGAACGAAAACGATTTTAACTTAAACGCGCCAAGCGGCGAAACACCAATTGCAAACTCATTTTGGCATTTGGATTTACAAGCCGGAGCACGCTTAAACATACGCCCCAACGAAGTTTGGAATGCCTATATTTCGGGGGCGATTTTGCATTTAAACAAACCCGCAACTTCGTTTTTTAATGCCGACAATCAAATGGGCATCAGACCGTTAATTGCCGCGGGAGCAAATTTTGAGCTTGGGCAACTTAGTTTTGACCCCGCCTTATGCTTTACCACCCAAAAAAAAGCATCCGAATTTTTAATTGGCAGTAATGTAAGTTGGCTATTAAGCAGCACCGGCCCAAAACATACAATACGGGCGCACGCCGGCGCATGGTATAGGTTAAAAGATGCAGCCGTTGCCTTAGTGGGCGTTGAATACAACCGGTACCGCATATTATTTAGTTGCGATATAACACTTAGCTCGCTGCAACCATACAACAAAGGCCGCGGCGGCCCCGAAATTTCAATTGTGCACGTTGGCAGTTTTAACCGGCAGCCAAGCAAAAAAATATATTGCCCAAGGTTTTAA
- a CDS encoding ATP-dependent Clp protease ATP-binding subunit yields MEGSKFSQQVREIISCSREEALRFGQDTIYVEHLLLGILRERDSSTMTILKKLSVDIVMLRHTIEESIGKQQTQRRSDANTIPLSRQVERVLKLTALEAKSLASSTIDTEHLMLSILKNKESIASQILLQFDVDYDTFLNQLNLAGWVQNQFSNEQDDELDEQRGYSQQRNKQATKSLTPVLDNFGRDITRLAEEGKLDPIVGREIEIERVSQILSRRKKNNPILIGEPGVGKTAIVEGLALRIIQRKVSRVLYDKRIVMLDLAALVAGTKYRGQFEERIKTIMTELEKNRDVILFIDEIHTIVGAGGATGSLDASNIFKPALARGELQCIGASTLDEYRQYIEKDGALDRRFQKVMIEPPSIEDSIIIIERIKDKYEDYHNVSYTEAAVKACVTLSARYITDRFLPDKAIDVLDEVGARVHLKNIHVPSNIIELEEKIEQIKVQKNLVVRGQRYEEAAQLRDDEKKLTAMLENAKKEWEEESKTRRYRVDEEDIAEVVAMMTGIPVKRVAQSESNKLLTMQADLKTVIIGQDDAVGKVAKAIQRNRVGLKDPRKPIGSFIFLGPTGVGKTELAKALARYMFDSDDALVRIDMSEYMEKFSISRLIGAPPGYVGYEEGGQLTEKVRRRPYSVILLDEIEKAHPDVYNILLQVLDDGQLTDGLGRKIDFKNSLIIMTSNIGVRQLKDFGQGVGFVTKAKEDDEDTHTKGTITKALRKTFSPEFLNRIDDVIIFNALGKDEILQIIQIALRNLYQRIETLGYHLELSEAAKDLLAEKGFDPQYGARPLHRAIQKYIEDPLAEELLNQLPQGTTLIIDLDEDKKVVVRRQSPSNSTTTEQPEISNN; encoded by the coding sequence ATGGAAGGAAGTAAATTTTCTCAGCAAGTGCGCGAAATCATCTCGTGCAGCCGCGAAGAAGCCCTTAGATTTGGGCAAGATACAATATACGTTGAACACCTGTTGTTAGGGATTCTGCGCGAACGCGATAGCAGTACCATGACAATTCTTAAAAAATTGTCGGTTGATATTGTTATGTTGCGTCATACCATTGAAGAATCAATTGGAAAACAACAGACCCAACGCCGAAGCGATGCCAATACCATTCCGCTAAGCAGGCAAGTTGAGCGCGTATTGAAACTAACCGCTTTAGAGGCCAAATCGTTGGCCAGCAGTACCATTGATACCGAGCACCTAATGCTATCTATACTAAAAAACAAAGAAAGTATTGCCTCGCAAATATTGTTACAATTTGATGTGGATTATGATACTTTTTTGAATCAACTAAATTTAGCCGGCTGGGTGCAAAACCAATTCTCGAACGAGCAAGACGATGAATTAGACGAGCAACGTGGCTACTCGCAACAACGCAACAAACAAGCTACTAAATCGCTAACGCCCGTACTCGATAATTTTGGCCGCGACATTACCCGCCTAGCCGAAGAAGGTAAACTTGACCCCATTGTAGGCCGCGAGATTGAAATTGAACGCGTATCGCAAATTTTAAGCCGCCGCAAAAAAAATAATCCCATTTTAATTGGCGAACCCGGCGTAGGAAAAACCGCCATCGTAGAAGGTTTGGCTTTGCGCATTATACAACGCAAAGTATCGCGCGTGTTATACGATAAGCGCATTGTTATGCTTGACTTGGCTGCGCTGGTAGCCGGCACCAAATATCGTGGGCAGTTTGAAGAGCGCATCAAAACAATTATGACCGAGTTAGAAAAAAACCGCGACGTAATATTGTTTATAGACGAAATTCATACTATTGTTGGCGCAGGCGGCGCAACAGGCTCGCTCGACGCTTCTAATATTTTTAAACCAGCCTTAGCCCGCGGCGAACTGCAATGTATTGGGGCCAGCACCTTAGACGAATACCGACAATACATAGAAAAAGATGGCGCCCTTGACCGCCGTTTTCAAAAGGTAATGATTGAACCACCTTCAATTGAAGACTCGATTATTATAATTGAACGCATAAAAGATAAATACGAAGATTACCACAATGTATCTTATACCGAAGCTGCCGTTAAAGCTTGCGTAACATTAAGCGCAAGATATATAACCGACCGTTTTCTTCCGGATAAAGCAATTGATGTTTTAGACGAAGTTGGCGCGCGTGTGCATCTTAAAAACATACACGTACCCAGCAATATCATCGAACTCGAAGAAAAAATTGAACAAATTAAGGTGCAAAAAAACTTAGTAGTGCGCGGGCAACGCTACGAAGAGGCAGCCCAACTGCGGGACGATGAGAAAAAATTGACTGCCATGCTTGAAAATGCCAAAAAAGAATGGGAAGAAGAATCAAAAACCCGTCGCTACCGCGTTGATGAAGAAGATATTGCCGAAGTAGTAGCCATGATGACGGGTATTCCGGTAAAACGAGTAGCTCAAAGCGAAAGCAATAAACTGCTTACAATGCAAGCTGATTTAAAAACAGTAATCATTGGTCAAGACGATGCCGTTGGCAAAGTAGCCAAAGCCATACAACGCAACCGTGTAGGACTAAAAGACCCTCGAAAACCCATAGGCTCGTTCATATTTTTAGGCCCAACCGGCGTAGGCAAAACCGAGCTGGCCAAAGCACTTGCCCGCTATATGTTCGATAGCGATGATGCTTTAGTACGTATTGATATGAGCGAATATATGGAAAAATTTTCAATATCGAGGTTAATAGGTGCGCCTCCCGGATACGTTGGCTACGAAGAAGGTGGGCAACTTACCGAAAAAGTGCGCCGCCGCCCCTACTCGGTAATTTTACTCGACGAAATTGAAAAAGCACATCCGGATGTGTATAATATATTGTTGCAAGTTTTAGACGACGGTCAATTAACCGATGGCTTAGGCCGTAAAATTGATTTTAAAAACTCGCTGATTATTATGACCTCAAATATTGGCGTTCGGCAGTTAAAAGATTTTGGGCAAGGTGTAGGCTTTGTTACCAAAGCAAAAGAAGATGACGAAGATACGCATACCAAAGGCACTATAACAAAAGCACTGCGCAAAACTTTCTCGCCCGAGTTTTTAAATCGTATTGACGACGTAATTATATTTAACGCCTTAGGCAAAGACGAAATTTTGCAAATTATACAAATTGCCCTGCGCAACTTATACCAACGTATAGAAACCTTAGGCTACCACTTAGAATTAAGCGAGGCAGCCAAAGATTTACTTGCCGAAAAAGGCTTCGACCCGCAATACGGCGCACGCCCACTGCACCGCGCCATTCAAAAATATATTGAAGACCCCCTTGCCGAAGAGCTTCTTAACCAACTGCCGCAAGGAACAACCCTGATTATTGATTTAGACGAAGATAAAAAAGTAGTCGTTCGCCGGCAATCGCCTTCCAATTCTACTACTACCGAGCAGCCTGAAATTTCAAATAATTAA
- the mqnE gene encoding aminofutalosine synthase MqnE encodes MDICNYEISQQIALPNHEGLKQIAYKIFNGQRLTPNEGLLLYEQGELGFVGALANFVREQKHGNTTYFNRNFHIEPTNLCVYSCKFCSYSRLIKQREQGWAMTEDEMLEIVKKYDGKPVTEVHIVGGVLPQMNMAFFSSLLQKIKKHRPSLHIKGYTAVELFYMFKKAKLSYREGLEQLRDAGLDSIPGGGAEIFDEDIRNTICADKCDAQQWLDIHETAHSLGMHSNCTILYGHIESFAHRIDHMERLRQLQDRTGGFNCFIPLKFRHDNNEMSHLPEVSVIEDLRNYAISRLYLDNIPHLKAYWPMIGRTTAQLSLAFGVNDLDGTIDDTTKIYSMAGAEEQNPALNTQQIVNLIRDVGRHPVERDTLYNILHDYQNEAFTDDSLPSDSKKSFIDLPLLSKN; translated from the coding sequence ATGGACATCTGCAATTACGAAATTAGCCAACAAATAGCCCTGCCAAACCACGAAGGACTAAAACAAATTGCCTATAAAATTTTTAATGGTCAACGACTTACGCCAAACGAAGGTTTATTGCTGTATGAGCAAGGCGAACTGGGGTTTGTTGGCGCTTTGGCAAATTTTGTGCGCGAGCAAAAGCATGGCAATACAACTTATTTTAACCGGAATTTTCACATCGAGCCTACCAATTTATGTGTTTATTCTTGCAAATTTTGTTCGTATTCGCGGCTAATAAAGCAACGCGAACAAGGTTGGGCCATGACTGAAGATGAAATGCTTGAAATCGTAAAGAAATATGACGGCAAACCCGTTACCGAAGTGCATATTGTAGGTGGGGTGTTGCCACAAATGAATATGGCATTTTTTAGCTCCTTACTGCAAAAAATTAAAAAACACCGCCCCAGCTTACACATAAAAGGCTATACCGCAGTTGAACTTTTTTACATGTTTAAAAAGGCCAAACTTAGCTACCGCGAAGGCTTAGAACAATTACGCGATGCCGGATTAGACTCAATACCCGGAGGCGGTGCCGAAATTTTTGACGAGGACATTCGCAACACTATTTGCGCCGATAAATGTGATGCGCAACAATGGTTAGACATTCATGAAACAGCCCATAGTTTAGGTATGCACAGCAATTGCACTATTTTATATGGTCATATCGAGTCGTTTGCCCACCGTATTGACCACATGGAACGGTTGCGGCAGTTACAAGACCGTACCGGTGGATTTAATTGTTTTATTCCGCTTAAATTTAGACACGACAACAACGAAATGTCGCACCTGCCCGAAGTATCCGTTATTGAAGACTTGCGAAATTATGCCATATCGCGTTTATACTTAGATAATATTCCCCACTTAAAAGCATATTGGCCTATGATTGGCCGAACAACTGCTCAATTGTCGTTAGCCTTTGGCGTAAATGACCTCGATGGAACAATTGACGATACGACAAAAATTTATAGCATGGCTGGCGCCGAAGAACAAAATCCGGCATTAAATACCCAACAAATTGTAAATTTAATACGCGATGTTGGGCGGCATCCGGTTGAACGAGACACCCTCTATAACATCTTGCACGATTACCAAAACGAAGCATTTACCGATGATAGCTTGCCATCTGACAGCAAAAAGTCTTTTATTGATTTGCCTCTACTATCAAAAAATTAA
- the trmB gene encoding tRNA (guanosine(46)-N7)-methyltransferase TrmB, with product MAKRKLQKFAEIGQMPNVIQNFNWENPVLINHQQTEVKLKGKWASAFFNNQQPIVLELACGYGEYAVALGKLQPQLNFIGIDIKGNRIHHGAKLALQQGLGNVGFLRTGISLLPHFFAQNEISEIWIPFPDPYLPNSQARKRLTSPQFLQLYRQFLQPQGRLHLKTDSEPLYQYTLETLEQTSGAAIIAHTNNLYQHVLYQQFPALQIPTRYESLRPSGADTIKYICFTIN from the coding sequence ATGGCCAAACGCAAACTACAAAAATTTGCCGAAATAGGGCAGATGCCTAATGTAATACAAAATTTCAACTGGGAAAATCCGGTTTTAATAAACCACCAACAAACCGAAGTAAAATTAAAAGGTAAATGGGCTTCAGCGTTTTTTAATAATCAACAACCAATTGTATTAGAGCTGGCTTGCGGCTATGGCGAGTATGCAGTGGCGCTGGGGAAATTGCAACCGCAGTTGAATTTTATTGGTATTGATATTAAGGGAAACCGAATCCACCATGGGGCAAAATTAGCGCTACAGCAAGGTTTAGGCAATGTGGGCTTTTTGCGAACCGGAATTTCATTGCTGCCTCATTTTTTTGCACAAAATGAAATTTCCGAAATTTGGATACCTTTCCCCGACCCCTATTTGCCTAATTCACAAGCCCGGAAACGGCTTACCTCGCCCCAGTTTTTACAACTATACAGGCAATTTTTACAACCACAAGGACGCCTTCACTTAAAAACCGACAGCGAACCGCTATATCAATACACCCTCGAAACGCTTGAGCAGACCTCCGGAGCTGCCATTATTGCCCATACAAATAATTTATATCAACACGTTTTATATCAGCAATTTCCTGCCCTGCAAATACCTACACGCTACGAAAGCCTCCGACCAAGTGGTGCCGATACCATTAAATATATCTGCTTTACAATTAATTAA
- a CDS encoding RluA family pseudouridine synthase, with protein MPINLNFDENFDPELVAPYQSEAENETEQDESLYEHYRVVADPNQKALRVDKFLSNRLEQSRTRLQYAAEAGSLWANGEPVKSNYKVRPGDIITIMLPKAVQHYTIEPEEIPINIVYEDETLLVLDKQAGLVVHPGIGNFNGTMLHALAWHYQQTGQFNELSNEEHRFGMVHRIDKETSGLLVLAKTRTALTHLAQQFYHHTVNRRYTALAWGDLKADSGTINLPVGRHKTLRKLRTVYAPDEPFGKHAITHYSVLKRFGYVTLVECKLETGRTHQIRVHFQHMGHPLFNDLLYGGNRVAKGTAFTKYRQFVANCFDTIERQALHARLLGFEHPTTHQWMEFESQLPNDFQTVINMWDAYAQR; from the coding sequence ATGCCCATCAACTTAAATTTTGACGAAAATTTTGACCCCGAATTAGTAGCCCCCTACCAATCTGAAGCCGAAAACGAAACCGAACAAGACGAATCGCTGTACGAACATTACCGCGTAGTGGCCGACCCCAACCAAAAAGCATTGCGGGTCGATAAATTTCTGTCGAACAGGTTAGAGCAAAGCCGCACCCGCTTGCAATATGCCGCCGAAGCCGGAAGCCTTTGGGCAAATGGCGAGCCAGTAAAATCGAACTACAAAGTACGCCCCGGCGATATTATAACTATTATGTTGCCTAAGGCGGTACAACATTATACCATTGAGCCCGAAGAAATACCTATAAATATTGTTTACGAAGATGAAACTCTTTTAGTTTTAGACAAGCAAGCCGGATTAGTTGTGCACCCCGGAATTGGCAATTTTAACGGCACCATGTTGCACGCTTTAGCTTGGCATTATCAACAAACAGGCCAGTTTAACGAGCTATCGAACGAAGAACACCGCTTTGGCATGGTGCATCGCATAGATAAAGAAACATCGGGCTTATTAGTGCTGGCTAAAACCCGCACCGCACTTACCCACTTAGCACAACAGTTTTACCATCATACAGTAAATAGGCGTTATACCGCACTGGCTTGGGGCGATTTAAAAGCCGATTCGGGAACAATAAACTTACCAGTCGGCAGGCACAAAACCCTCAGAAAACTGCGCACTGTATATGCCCCCGACGAGCCATTTGGCAAACACGCCATTACACACTACTCCGTTTTAAAACGCTTTGGCTATGTAACATTAGTCGAATGTAAACTTGAAACAGGGCGAACACATCAAATTAGGGTACATTTTCAGCACATGGGGCATCCTTTGTTTAACGACCTGTTGTATGGCGGAAACAGAGTGGCCAAAGGCACTGCTTTTACAAAATACAGGCAATTTGTAGCTAATTGTTTTGATACCATCGAAAGACAAGCCCTCCATGCGCGGCTACTGGGTTTTGAACACCCAACAACCCACCAATGGATGGAATTTGAATCGCAGCTACCTAATGATTTTCAAACCGTTATTAATATGTGGGATGCTTACGCACAACGATAA
- a CDS encoding DMT family transporter — MQARFSDYVHLHFIVFIWGFTAILGKLITLPSLELVVYRTGLAAIGMALWLFFTKGWRKVSLLDLGKFSAVGLLIALHWFCFFESIKISNVSVAVGGLSCSTLFTSFMEPMVQKRRIYWPEVILGIGVIFGLYLITQYAFDYLAGILLGIAAGFFSSMFGVFNKQLVAQNHPPPLLSFYEVATVFLLLSLVMVFNPAKSVWPWQVSLSDWAWLLLLAWACTTYAFIANVYLLRRISAFAVALAVNLEPIYSIILAWLIFKDSEQMNAGFYAGAFLIILSVFIYPWLKKQFKYSAPNPNP, encoded by the coding sequence ATGCAAGCTCGTTTTAGCGACTATGTTCATTTACATTTTATTGTATTTATATGGGGGTTTACGGCTATTTTGGGTAAACTTATTACCCTCCCATCGCTCGAATTGGTAGTTTACCGCACAGGTTTAGCCGCTATTGGTATGGCTTTGTGGTTATTTTTTACAAAAGGCTGGCGCAAAGTTTCGTTGCTCGATTTAGGTAAATTTAGCGCAGTTGGTTTGTTAATTGCCTTACATTGGTTTTGTTTTTTCGAGTCAATAAAAATATCGAATGTTTCGGTTGCGGTAGGTGGCCTATCTTGTTCTACTTTATTTACCAGTTTTATGGAGCCGATGGTTCAAAAACGCCGTATTTATTGGCCTGAAGTGATATTGGGAATTGGTGTAATTTTTGGTTTGTATTTAATTACACAGTATGCTTTCGATTACCTTGCTGGTATTTTGTTGGGTATAGCTGCCGGATTTTTTAGCAGCATGTTTGGTGTTTTTAACAAACAATTAGTGGCACAAAATCACCCGCCTCCTTTGTTATCGTTTTACGAGGTTGCCACTGTTTTTTTGCTCTTAAGTTTGGTTATGGTCTTTAATCCGGCAAAATCGGTTTGGCCTTGGCAGGTAAGCCTTTCTGATTGGGCATGGTTACTATTGCTGGCATGGGCTTGCACTACCTATGCGTTTATTGCCAATGTGTATTTGTTGCGCCGAATTTCGGCTTTTGCGGTAGCCTTGGCCGTAAATTTAGAGCCTATATATAGTATAATTTTGGCATGGCTAATTTTTAAAGACAGCGAACAAATGAATGCCGGATTTTACGCCGGTGCTTTTCTTATTATTTTATCGGTGTTCATTTATCCGTGGCTAAAAAAACAATTTAAATACTCAGCCCCTAACCCTAACCCCTAA
- a CDS encoding YbjN domain-containing protein, with translation MVTFENTIALIESTIKSFGVDPNTCKGEKAGQYDLKRGSASVWLDVWTIDGQNDTKNYYVQVIAPILDLSTVQNQLGLFQELLELNHQLYGVGFSVYKTWVYLRVIREADGLDSNELSAMLNRVGTYADDYDDQLKQKYCTTTPPPPNTGWATPGEKPPVS, from the coding sequence ATGGTTACTTTCGAAAACACAATTGCCCTCATAGAATCAACCATTAAAAGCTTTGGAGTTGACCCTAATACCTGCAAAGGCGAAAAAGCCGGACAATACGACCTAAAGCGTGGCTCGGCCAGCGTTTGGCTTGATGTTTGGACTATTGACGGCCAAAACGACACCAAAAATTATTATGTGCAAGTAATTGCCCCTATTTTAGACCTTAGCACTGTCCAAAACCAACTCGGCCTATTTCAAGAGTTATTAGAGCTAAATCACCAATTATATGGTGTTGGCTTTAGCGTCTATAAAACCTGGGTATATTTGCGTGTTATTCGCGAAGCCGATGGCTTAGATTCAAATGAATTATCGGCTATGTTAAACCGTGTTGGTACTTACGCCGATGACTACGACGACCAGTTAAAACAAAAGTACTGCACCACAACCCCTCCACCACCCAATACCGGATGGGCAACCCCCGGCGAAAAACCACCGGTAAGTTAA
- the truB gene encoding tRNA pseudouridine(55) synthase TruB: MPFNFEAGELLLVDKPIHWTSFDVVNKIRKVSRCKKVGHAGTLDPRATGLLLIGTGAYTKQLQHLQDFDKTYTGMFHLGATRPSFDTETDIDAEYPIAHLHPDLIHATAKQFLGQQRQMPPQFSAVRHEGKKLYLSARKGEVKQVEPRRITIYAFEITHINIPRVHFSVTCSKGTYIRALANDFGKALQSGAYLATLCRTHIGQYDLANAWQLPQLIEVIKEQNASITANNINTDTVL; the protein is encoded by the coding sequence ATGCCATTTAATTTTGAAGCCGGCGAATTATTATTAGTTGATAAGCCCATACACTGGACATCGTTTGATGTGGTTAATAAAATACGCAAAGTTAGTCGTTGTAAAAAAGTAGGCCACGCCGGCACCCTCGACCCCCGTGCTACCGGATTGCTGCTTATAGGAACAGGCGCATACACCAAACAACTACAACACTTACAAGATTTTGATAAAACTTATACAGGTATGTTTCATTTAGGAGCTACCCGCCCATCTTTTGATACCGAAACCGATATTGATGCCGAATACCCAATAGCGCATCTGCATCCGGATTTAATACATGCTACGGCTAAACAATTTTTAGGCCAGCAAAGGCAAATGCCACCTCAGTTTTCGGCTGTAAGGCACGAGGGTAAAAAACTTTACCTTAGTGCCCGCAAAGGCGAGGTTAAACAAGTAGAGCCACGCCGCATTACCATCTACGCATTTGAAATTACTCATATAAATATCCCGCGAGTACATTTTTCAGTTACTTGTAGCAAAGGCACTTATATACGTGCCTTGGCCAACGACTTTGGCAAGGCACTGCAAAGCGGCGCATACTTGGCAACACTATGCCGCACCCATATTGGGCAATACGACCTGGCCAACGCCTGGCAACTGCCCCAACTTATTGAGGTCATTAAAGAACAAAACGCCTCAATAACAGCTAACAATATCAATACTGATACAGTTCTATAA